From a region of the Poecile atricapillus isolate bPoeAtr1 chromosome 4, bPoeAtr1.hap1, whole genome shotgun sequence genome:
- the LOC131579033 gene encoding interleukin-12 subunit beta-like, with the protein MLVLVGLVLFLVPAEPLTAFPPKFQVGKLNQDVVVRCDTSEQHIYWTLNGEEEPMAELVPEGQNLTILGLDLPATGNYSCWAGPVLLDTTYVVVSGTREEKINVSCQAESYDGSFHCSWPGPPSAIFRARLTRSDGSVGPWVPVASDHGQFNTSLADPWFCPFGEELHPLQVHLEGLSDTSYLNLSRHFFLRDIVRPDPPQELSLQQRGQQLHLAWAPPASWPLPKSYFALLYHLQYELHNGTQVEQFVEGVEETPVQEGALRVRISCRDPYTPPAWSPWSTWMGLDVPH; encoded by the exons atgctggtgctggtgggaCTGGTGCTGTTCCTTGTGCCTGCAGAGCCCCTGACTGCCTTCCCCCCGAAGT TCCAGGTGGGGAAACTCAACCAGGACGTGGTGGTGCGATGTGACACTTCAGAGCAGCACATCTACTGGACACTGAACGGCGAGGAGGAGCCCATGGCCGAACTGGTGCCCGAGGGCCAGAACCTCACCATCCTCGGCTTGGACCTGCCAGCCACTGGCAACtacagctgctgggctggcccCGTCCTGCTGGACACCACCTACGTGGTGGTCAGCGGCACCC GTGAGGAGAAGATCAATGTGTCCTGCCAGGCTGAGTCCTACGATGGCTCCTTCCACTGCTCCTGGCCTGGGCCTCCCTCTGCCATCTTCCGTGCCCGCCTCACACGCAG CGATGGCTCCGTGGGGCCATGGGTACCGGTGGCCAGTGACCATGGCCAGTTCAACACCAGCCTGGCTGACCCCTGGTTCTGCCCCTTTGGGGAGGAGCTGCACCCGCTCCAGGTGCACCTGGAGGGGCTTTCAGACACCTCCTACCTCAACCTCTCCAGGCACTTCTTCCTCCGCGACATTG TGCGTCCTGATCCACCCCAGGAGCTGAGCCTGCAGCAGCGGGGGCAGCAGCTCCACCTGGCCTGGGCCCCCCCGGCCTCCTGGCCGCTCCCCAAGTCCTACTTTGCTCTGCTCTACCATCTACAGTATGAGCTCCACAACGGCACCCAG GTTGAGCAGTTCGTGGAGGGTGTGGAGGAGACTCCGGTGCAGGAGGGGGCACTGCGGGTGCGAATCAGCTGCCGGGATCCCTACACCCCCCCGGCCTGGAGCCCCTGGAGCACCTGGATGGGCCTCGATGTGCCCCATTAA
- the LOC131579316 gene encoding alpha-internexin-like, producing MSAAEGRPRCRWGGGEAVLRARAEAAGYRRLLRARAAEVEALRGAVGALHRQLEGLRDRRSGELAKYQERVAELEREIGAAEAEMARCLREYPALLRLRMALEAEIAAYREMLESEELRLGGLAPP from the exons ATGAGTGCGGCCGAGGGCCGGCCCCGGTGCCGGTGGGGCGGCGGCGAGGCGGTGCTTCGTGCCCGTGCTGAGGCCGCCGGTTACCGGAGGCTGCTGCGAGCCCGAGCCGCCGAGGTGGAGGCGTTGCGGGGGGCGGTGGGCGCGTTACACCGGCAGCTGGAGGGGCTGCGGGACCGGCGGAGCGGGGAGCTGGCCAAGTACCAG GAGCGGGTGGCGGAGCTGGAGCGGGAGATCGGGGCGGCGGAGGCGGAGATGGCCCGGTGCCTGCGGGAGTACCcggcactgctgaggctgcGGATGGCGCTGGAGGCGGAGATCGCCGCGTACCG GGAGATGCTGGAGAGCGAGGAGCTGCGCCTGGGCGGCCTGGCCCCGCCGTGA